A single window of Methylocella tundrae DNA harbors:
- a CDS encoding threonine aldolase family protein translates to MDFTSDNAAGVSQPIFNAMMAANQGASPAYGADPFTAKAVALLSAVFETDVAVFLVATGTAANALALGALCPPWGAVFCHETAHVMEDECGAPEMFTGGAKLIGVKGRAGKIAAKDLSAALKAFPRGLVKQVQPAALSLSQATECGAVYSCGELGELSAIAHAAGLGVHMDGARFANALTTLDCAPAEMSWKAGIDVLSFGATKNGALACEAVLVFDPAKAHTLPFQRKRSGHTVSKGRFLGAQMAAYLEDGHWLVNARTANEHAARLAAGLARAPGARLPWPRQANEVFAFLPGKTDAALRAAGVRYYDWTMRDFGEQRAEDEVFVRLVTSFATSASDVEKLIALAGG, encoded by the coding sequence ATGGATTTTACGAGCGACAATGCCGCCGGCGTCAGTCAGCCGATCTTCAACGCGATGATGGCGGCGAATCAGGGGGCCTCTCCCGCTTATGGCGCGGATCCGTTCACGGCCAAAGCCGTCGCCCTCCTGAGCGCCGTCTTCGAAACCGATGTCGCCGTCTTTCTCGTTGCGACGGGCACCGCCGCGAACGCGCTCGCGCTCGGCGCTCTTTGCCCGCCCTGGGGAGCCGTCTTCTGTCACGAGACGGCGCATGTCATGGAGGATGAATGCGGCGCGCCGGAAATGTTCACGGGAGGCGCGAAGCTGATCGGCGTCAAGGGACGCGCGGGCAAGATCGCGGCGAAGGATCTCTCGGCGGCTCTCAAAGCCTTTCCGCGCGGACTCGTGAAACAGGTCCAGCCCGCGGCTTTGTCGCTGTCTCAGGCGACAGAGTGCGGCGCCGTCTATAGCTGCGGCGAGCTGGGCGAGCTTTCGGCGATCGCGCATGCAGCCGGCCTTGGCGTGCACATGGATGGCGCGCGTTTCGCCAACGCATTGACGACTCTTGACTGCGCGCCTGCTGAAATGAGCTGGAAAGCCGGGATCGACGTGCTTTCCTTCGGGGCGACGAAGAACGGCGCGCTGGCCTGCGAGGCGGTGCTCGTTTTCGATCCAGCCAAGGCGCACACGCTGCCCTTTCAGCGCAAACGGAGCGGCCATACGGTCTCGAAGGGGCGTTTTCTCGGCGCGCAGATGGCGGCTTATCTCGAGGATGGCCATTGGCTCGTCAACGCCCGCACAGCCAATGAGCATGCGGCCCGTCTGGCGGCGGGTCTCGCCAGGGCGCCAGGCGCGCGACTGCCCTGGCCGAGGCAGGCGAATGAGGTCTTTGCATTTCTGCCGGGGAAGACCGACGCGGCCCTGCGAGCGGCGGGCGTTCGCTATTATGACTGGACCATGCGCGATTTCGGCGAGCAGCGCGCGGAAGACGAAGTCTTCGTCCGGCTGGTGACGTCCTTTGCAACCTCGGCGTCGGATGTCGAAAAGCTGATCGCACTCGCAGGAGGCTGA